From the Gramella sp. Hel_I_59 genome, one window contains:
- a CDS encoding SufE family protein — translation MTIQEKQNEVIDEFAMFDDWMQRYEYMIELGKSLPLIDEKYKIEENLIKGCQSKVWVHAELDGERLLFTADSDAIITKGIVAILIRVFSDQHPSQIIEANTQFIDEIGLKEHLSPTRANGLVSMIKQLKMYALAYQTQLN, via the coding sequence ATGACGATTCAGGAAAAACAGAATGAAGTAATTGATGAGTTTGCAATGTTCGACGACTGGATGCAGCGTTACGAATATATGATCGAACTTGGGAAATCACTTCCGCTAATAGACGAAAAATATAAGATCGAAGAGAATCTTATAAAAGGATGTCAAAGTAAAGTCTGGGTTCATGCCGAGCTTGACGGTGAGCGTTTGTTATTCACCGCAGATAGTGATGCGATTATTACCAAGGGAATTGTTGCGATCCTGATAAGAGTATTTTCAGATCAGCATCCTTCTCAGATCATTGAAGCAAATACTCAGTTTATTGATGAAATTGGTCTAAAAGAACATTTGTCTCCAACCAGAGCAAACGGACTTGTAAGTATGATCAAACAATTAAAAATGTATGCTTTGGCATATCAAACACAATTGAATTAA
- a CDS encoding DUF3078 domain-containing protein has translation MKKVLFTAVALFLFGSSFAQEENDSIPPNGWQKEGNVQLLFNQSAFNKEWTGGGTSSIAGNLTVDYQFNYRKDDFTWDNRILANYGLTKVKDDEFERKTSDRLELNSIAGKQIEDTNFYYSWFLNFRTQFAKGYEFSEDAETGETIRTETTHFLSPGYLQTGPGIMYKKDDNFMVNLAPATARLIFVDSDFTSRAGYVDGDYFGVDEGKSTRFELGAALTAFLSYEILENVEMEHSLALYSNYLENPENVDIDYLLNLNMGINDYLSANLIFQAIYDDNAVGAFQIREVFGVGINFGF, from the coding sequence ATGAAGAAAGTTTTATTTACAGCCGTTGCGCTGTTTTTATTTGGATCTTCCTTTGCACAGGAGGAAAATGATTCTATCCCACCCAATGGATGGCAAAAAGAAGGAAATGTTCAGTTATTATTTAACCAGTCTGCTTTCAACAAAGAATGGACAGGTGGTGGAACTTCCAGTATCGCTGGAAATTTAACTGTAGATTACCAGTTCAATTATCGTAAGGATGATTTTACCTGGGATAACAGGATTCTGGCGAATTACGGACTTACGAAAGTAAAAGACGATGAATTTGAACGTAAAACGAGTGACCGACTTGAATTGAACAGTATTGCCGGGAAGCAGATAGAAGACACGAATTTTTATTATTCATGGTTTTTAAACTTCAGAACTCAGTTCGCTAAAGGTTATGAATTTTCAGAAGATGCTGAAACTGGGGAAACTATAAGAACCGAAACCACCCATTTTCTATCACCAGGTTACTTGCAAACCGGTCCTGGGATAATGTATAAGAAAGATGATAATTTCATGGTGAACCTTGCACCGGCCACGGCAAGATTGATCTTTGTGGACAGTGATTTCACGAGTCGTGCAGGTTATGTTGATGGTGATTACTTTGGAGTTGATGAAGGAAAAAGTACTAGGTTCGAACTAGGCGCTGCACTTACCGCTTTCTTAAGCTACGAGATCCTTGAAAATGTAGAAATGGAGCATTCACTAGCTTTATATTCAAACTATCTTGAGAACCCGGAGAATGTAGATATTGATTATTTGCTGAATCTGAACATGGGAATCAATGATTACCTTTCTGCAAACCTGATATTCCAGGCGATCTATGATGATAACGCTGTTGGAGCATTCCAGATTCGTGAAGTATTTGGAGTCGGGATCAACTTCGGATTCTAG
- a CDS encoding DUF2480 family protein gives MAEEIVNRIAESKLVTFNLEDFYPKGQRVVFDISDWLLEGFVLREKDFREQAKNHVWQQYKGAYVALVCSTDAIVPSWAFMLVSSYLQGIAQKTIIGDLENLESHLYQEVIDRLDVSDLEDKPVIIKGCSNKPVPKNAYIMIMQKLQPVVKSLMYGEACSSVPLYKKPRK, from the coding sequence ATGGCTGAAGAAATCGTAAATAGAATCGCCGAAAGTAAACTGGTTACCTTTAATCTTGAAGATTTTTATCCCAAGGGACAGCGTGTCGTTTTTGATATTAGCGACTGGCTACTTGAAGGCTTTGTGCTGAGAGAGAAAGATTTTAGAGAACAGGCGAAAAATCATGTCTGGCAACAGTATAAGGGTGCTTATGTTGCCCTTGTATGTTCTACAGATGCGATCGTACCGTCATGGGCTTTTATGCTCGTTAGCTCATACCTGCAGGGTATTGCTCAAAAGACCATAATCGGAGATCTGGAAAACCTGGAAAGTCATCTTTACCAGGAAGTGATCGATCGTCTGGATGTTAGTGATCTGGAGGATAAGCCTGTTATTATCAAGGGATGTTCCAACAAACCAGTTCCAAAAAATGCTTATATAATGATCATGCAGAAACTACAACCTGTAGTTAAAAGCTTAATGTATGGAGAGGCTTGTTCTTCAGTTCCGCTCTATAAAAAACCTAGAAAATAG
- the sufC gene encoding Fe-S cluster assembly ATPase SufC, with product MLKVKNLHASIEDKEILKGINLEIKPGEVHAIMGPNGSGKSTLSSVIAGREEYEMTEGEMMFEGEDLNELDPEERAHKGVFLSFQYPVEIPGVSVTNFIKTAINAQRKAHGQPDMPANDMLKMIREKSEMLEIDRKFLSRSLNQGFSGGEKKRNEIFQMAMLEPKLSILDETDSGLDIDALKIVANGVNKLRSKDNAVLLITHYQRLLDYIVPDYVHVLVDGKIVKSGGKELAYELEERGYDWVKQETV from the coding sequence ATGCTTAAAGTAAAGAATTTACACGCCAGTATTGAAGATAAAGAGATCCTGAAAGGAATTAACCTGGAAATCAAACCAGGAGAGGTTCATGCGATCATGGGGCCAAACGGTTCCGGGAAAAGTACCCTTTCTTCAGTAATCGCAGGAAGAGAAGAGTATGAAATGACTGAAGGTGAAATGATGTTCGAAGGGGAAGACCTGAACGAACTTGATCCTGAGGAAAGAGCGCACAAAGGAGTGTTCTTATCATTTCAATACCCTGTGGAAATTCCTGGTGTTTCTGTAACCAATTTTATTAAAACAGCGATCAACGCTCAAAGAAAGGCACACGGGCAACCGGATATGCCTGCGAATGATATGCTGAAAATGATTCGTGAGAAATCTGAAATGCTGGAAATCGATAGAAAATTCCTTTCTAGATCATTGAACCAAGGTTTCTCAGGAGGAGAGAAGAAACGTAACGAGATCTTCCAGATGGCGATGCTTGAACCAAAATTATCTATTCTTGATGAAACAGATAGTGGACTTGATATCGATGCACTAAAGATCGTTGCAAATGGAGTGAATAAACTTCGCTCTAAGGATAACGCGGTATTGCTAATTACGCACTACCAGAGATTGCTTGATTATATCGTACCAGATTACGTGCATGTATTGGTAGACGGAAAGATCGTAAAGTCTGGAGGAAAAGAACTTGCTTACGAACTGGAAGAAAGAGGATACGATTGGGTAAAGCAGGAAACAGTTTAA
- the sufB gene encoding Fe-S cluster assembly protein SufB — MAYTEDDLKKELETKEYEYGFYTDIESDTFPVGLNEDIVRAISKKKEEPEWMTQWRLEAYREWEKMEEPDWANVNYPKPDFQAISYYSAPNKKPKYDSIDDVDPELLDTFKRLGISLDEQKKLAGVAVDVVMDSVSVTTTFKKTLAEKGIIFCSISEAIKEHPELVKKYLGTVVPQKDNFYAALNSAVFSDGSFCYIPKGVRCPMELSTYFRINQAGTGQFERTLVVADESSYVSYLEGCTAPSRDENQLHAAVVELIALDDAEIKYSTVQNWFPGNKEGKGGVFNFVTKRGLCEKGAKISWTQVETGSAVTWKYPSCILKGDNSVGEFYSIAVTNNFQQADTGTKMIHLGKNTKSTIISKGISAGKSQNSYRGLVQINGRAENARNFSQCDSLLMGNECGAHTFPYIEVKNKSAQVEHEATTSKIGEDQIFYCNQRGIDTEKAIALIVNGFSKEVLNKLPMEFAVEAQKLLEISLEGSVG, encoded by the coding sequence ATGGCATATACTGAAGACGATTTAAAGAAAGAGCTCGAAACCAAGGAATACGAATATGGATTTTATACAGATATAGAATCTGATACTTTTCCTGTGGGCTTGAACGAAGATATCGTAAGAGCAATATCCAAGAAAAAGGAAGAGCCGGAGTGGATGACGCAATGGCGTTTGGAAGCTTACCGGGAATGGGAGAAAATGGAAGAGCCGGACTGGGCTAATGTAAATTATCCAAAACCAGATTTCCAGGCGATCTCTTATTACTCTGCTCCAAATAAGAAACCGAAGTACGATAGTATCGATGATGTGGATCCGGAATTACTGGATACTTTTAAAAGACTGGGGATTTCTCTTGATGAGCAAAAGAAATTAGCCGGTGTTGCAGTAGATGTGGTAATGGATTCAGTTTCTGTAACTACAACTTTTAAAAAGACGCTTGCTGAAAAAGGGATTATTTTCTGTTCTATTTCTGAAGCGATCAAAGAACACCCAGAACTGGTTAAAAAATATCTTGGAACCGTGGTTCCGCAGAAAGATAATTTCTACGCTGCTCTTAACTCGGCAGTTTTTAGTGATGGTTCTTTCTGTTATATTCCGAAAGGCGTTCGATGCCCAATGGAACTATCAACATATTTTAGAATAAACCAGGCAGGAACCGGTCAGTTTGAGAGAACACTGGTTGTTGCAGATGAGAGCAGTTATGTAAGTTACCTGGAAGGTTGTACTGCTCCATCCCGTGATGAGAACCAGCTGCACGCAGCAGTTGTAGAGCTTATCGCTTTGGATGATGCTGAGATCAAATACAGTACGGTACAAAACTGGTTCCCTGGAAATAAAGAAGGAAAAGGTGGAGTTTTCAATTTTGTAACTAAACGTGGACTTTGCGAAAAAGGGGCGAAGATTTCCTGGACTCAGGTAGAGACAGGATCTGCAGTTACCTGGAAATATCCAAGCTGTATCCTGAAAGGTGATAATTCGGTAGGAGAATTTTACTCAATTGCCGTGACCAACAACTTTCAGCAGGCAGATACCGGAACTAAGATGATTCATCTTGGTAAGAATACTAAGAGTACGATCATCTCAAAAGGTATTTCTGCAGGAAAATCTCAGAACTCTTATCGTGGTCTGGTACAGATCAACGGTAGAGCTGAAAATGCGCGTAACTTTTCACAATGTGATTCCCTTCTGATGGGGAATGAGTGTGGAGCTCATACCTTCCCTTATATTGAAGTTAAAAATAAATCTGCACAGGTGGAGCACGAGGCAACAACCAGTAAGATCGGTGAAGACCAGATCTTCTATTGTAACCAGCGTGGTATAGATACTGAAAAAGCGATCGCATTGATCGTAAATGGTTTCAGTAAAGAAGTATTGAACAAACTTCCTATGGAATTTGCAGTAGAAGCTCAGAAATTATTAGAGATCTCGCTGGAAGGTTCAGTAGGATAA
- the sufD gene encoding Fe-S cluster assembly protein SufD, with translation MELKDKLVSSFLAFEENLDPNENLDTLRNEAIKNFETLGFPGRKDEDWKYTSLNSVLKHDYSVFPKKEDAIEYRDIKKYLIHDIDTYDLVFIDGIYSSHLSQTTHDKIDVCLMSAALNKDKYSAVIENYYNKVAPKTSLNSLNTAFAREGAFIHIHKNTQADKPIQIINFATGNESALMLQPRNLVVVDENSHVQIIERHQSLTDHPVLTNSVTEIFADKRAIVDYYKIQNDKASASLIDNTFINQKSESHVSVHTFSFGGKLTRNNLNFYQNGERIDSTMKGVTIIEDKQHVDHNTLVHHIEPNCESHQDYKGIFDDKSVGVFNGKVVVEKEAQKTNAYQSNNNILASDKATINSKPQLEIFADDVRCSHGCTIGQLDAEALFYLQSRGIPRKEARGLLMYAFANNVLESVKIPEVKKRINKLIASKLEVDLGFNL, from the coding sequence ATGGAATTGAAAGATAAATTGGTCTCGTCATTTTTAGCCTTTGAGGAAAATCTGGACCCGAACGAGAATCTGGATACTTTAAGAAACGAAGCGATCAAAAATTTTGAAACGCTTGGTTTTCCTGGTAGAAAAGACGAAGACTGGAAGTATACCTCACTAAATTCGGTTTTAAAACACGATTATAGTGTTTTTCCGAAGAAAGAAGACGCGATCGAGTATCGTGATATCAAGAAATACCTCATACATGATATAGATACTTATGATCTGGTTTTTATCGATGGGATCTATTCTTCTCATCTATCGCAAACCACTCATGATAAGATCGATGTTTGTTTGATGTCTGCTGCGCTTAACAAGGACAAGTACAGTGCGGTAATTGAAAATTATTACAATAAAGTTGCTCCAAAAACCAGCCTGAATTCGCTGAATACAGCATTTGCCAGGGAAGGAGCTTTTATACATATTCACAAGAATACTCAGGCAGATAAGCCTATCCAGATCATTAATTTTGCTACTGGAAATGAGTCTGCTCTAATGTTACAGCCTAGAAATCTGGTTGTTGTGGATGAGAATTCTCATGTGCAGATCATTGAAAGACACCAAAGTCTTACAGATCACCCGGTGCTTACGAACTCTGTTACCGAGATCTTTGCAGATAAAAGAGCGATCGTAGATTACTATAAAATCCAAAATGATAAAGCTTCAGCTTCATTAATTGATAATACGTTTATCAATCAAAAATCTGAAAGCCACGTTTCTGTGCATACATTCTCGTTTGGAGGGAAGCTAACCAGAAATAATTTGAACTTCTACCAGAATGGAGAACGTATAGATTCTACCATGAAAGGAGTTACCATTATTGAAGACAAGCAGCACGTAGATCACAACACACTGGTTCATCATATCGAGCCTAATTGTGAAAGTCACCAGGATTACAAAGGAATTTTTGATGACAAATCTGTTGGGGTATTCAATGGTAAAGTTGTTGTAGAGAAGGAAGCACAGAAGACAAATGCTTACCAGTCTAACAACAATATCCTCGCAAGTGACAAGGCGACGATCAACTCGAAGCCACAGTTAGAGATCTTTGCAGATGATGTACGTTGCAGCCACGGGTGTACGATCGGGCAGCTTGATGCGGAGGCTTTATTCTATTTGCAATCCAGAGGTATTCCGCGTAAGGAAGCCAGAGGATTACTTATGTACGCATTCGCAAATAACGTATTGGAAAGTGTAAAAATTCCGGAAGTGAAGAAGCGTATTAATAAGCTAATTGCGAGCAAACTTGAAGTCGATCTAGGCTTCAATCTATAA
- a CDS encoding cysteine desulfurase gives MSQSTQVRKIDVETIRQDFPILGREVNGYPLVYFDNAATAQTPKQVMNAIVDYYSNYNANIHRGVHALSQEATDNYEQARIKIQQHFNAEHAHEIIMTSGTTHGINLVANGFSSLLKSGDEILVSAMEHHSNIVPWQMLAEKTGAKLKVIPMNERGELILDEYRNLITDRTKLVFVNHVSNALGTVNPIKEIIDIAHEAGAAVLIDGAQASPHIKADVQELDIDFYVVSAHKMCGPTGVGMLYGKQEWLEKLPPYQGGGEMIATVSFEKTTYAGLPHKFEAGTPNICGGIAFGAALDYMNSIGFEEIASYEDELLQYATSRLKEIQGMKIYGEAAEKTAVISFNVEGLHPYDIGTLLDKMGIAVRTGHHCAQPVMDFFKIPGTVRASFAFYNTKEEIDTFMEGLKKALMMLQ, from the coding sequence ATGAGTCAGTCAACTCAGGTCAGAAAAATAGATGTTGAAACGATCCGTCAGGATTTTCCAATTCTTGGACGTGAGGTGAATGGCTATCCATTGGTTTATTTCGATAATGCCGCGACTGCGCAAACACCTAAACAGGTGATGAATGCGATCGTGGATTATTATTCGAATTATAATGCCAATATTCATCGTGGAGTTCATGCGCTTTCTCAGGAAGCGACAGATAACTATGAGCAGGCCAGGATTAAAATTCAGCAACATTTCAATGCTGAACATGCTCACGAGATCATTATGACCTCGGGTACAACACATGGGATCAACCTTGTGGCGAATGGTTTTTCTTCTTTACTGAAGTCTGGAGATGAAATTCTGGTTTCAGCAATGGAGCATCATTCGAATATTGTGCCCTGGCAAATGCTGGCGGAAAAGACCGGTGCTAAGCTGAAGGTCATCCCGATGAACGAAAGAGGGGAACTAATCCTTGACGAATATAGGAACCTGATCACTGATCGCACAAAACTTGTCTTTGTAAATCATGTTTCCAATGCCCTTGGAACGGTGAATCCAATTAAAGAGATTATTGACATCGCTCATGAAGCTGGTGCTGCTGTTTTAATAGACGGAGCTCAGGCATCGCCGCACATTAAAGCTGATGTTCAGGAGCTTGATATTGATTTTTATGTAGTTTCAGCTCATAAGATGTGTGGCCCTACTGGTGTTGGAATGTTATATGGTAAACAGGAGTGGCTGGAAAAATTACCTCCTTATCAGGGTGGTGGTGAAATGATCGCTACAGTAAGTTTTGAAAAAACGACCTATGCCGGTCTGCCTCACAAATTTGAAGCGGGAACACCTAACATTTGTGGCGGAATAGCTTTTGGAGCGGCCCTCGATTATATGAACTCTATTGGCTTTGAAGAGATCGCTTCTTACGAAGATGAATTGCTTCAATATGCAACAAGCAGGCTGAAGGAGATCCAGGGAATGAAGATCTATGGGGAAGCTGCCGAGAAGACGGCCGTGATTAGTTTCAACGTAGAGGGATTACATCCATACGATATTGGAACGCTATTAGATAAAATGGGAATTGCTGTTAGAACAGGGCATCATTGTGCACAACCGGTAATGGATTTCTTTAAGATTCCCGGAACAGTAAGAGCATCCTTTGCATTTTACAATACGAAAGAAGAGATCGATACATTTATGGAAGGGTTAAAAAAGGCTTTGATGATGCTGCAGTAA
- a CDS encoding iron-sulfur cluster assembly protein encodes MEQEINTQELGEKIVTVLKTIYDPEIPVDIYELGLIYDVMVSTDYDVKILMTLTTPNCPVAETLPLEVEEKVKSLDMVKDAEVEITFDPPWSQDLMSEGAKLELGLL; translated from the coding sequence ATGGAGCAGGAAATAAATACACAGGAATTAGGAGAGAAGATCGTAACAGTTTTAAAGACGATCTATGATCCGGAAATTCCGGTAGATATCTACGAATTAGGTTTGATCTATGACGTGATGGTGTCTACAGATTATGACGTAAAGATTTTAATGACCCTGACTACCCCTAACTGTCCGGTGGCAGAAACCCTTCCATTAGAAGTGGAAGAGAAAGTGAAGTCTCTGGATATGGTAAAAGATGCTGAAGTGGAGATCACTTTTGACCCACCATGGAGCCAGGATCTAATGAGCGAAGGAGCGAAACTTGAGCTTGGATTGCTCTAA